DNA from Drosophila willistoni isolate 14030-0811.24 unplaced genomic scaffold, UCI_dwil_1.1 Seg123.1, whole genome shotgun sequence:
CTGCCCGTATGGTTAGGCAGGTGAAAATAACGCCccatcttttttcgcttcgccGTCCTACAGCAACCAAGAAGGGCCCGAAGTAGTCGATACCGACGTAAGTGAAGGGACGTTGGTAGGCAGCCAGCCTGGCGATGGGCAAGGGAGCCATTTGCGGTGGAACAGGCATGACGCTCTCATTTTTACAGCGTTGGCAAGACTTCCGCATGCCTTTGTATAAGACTCGTAGGCGTGGTATGTAAAACATGCCTCGAATCCTGTTAATACACGTCTCATGGGATGTGTGGTGCATTTCCTGATGATACCAGTTCACTATGAGCCGAGTAATGTGGTGCCCATATGGGAGCagtatttggttttggccGTTTAGGTTTTCTGCTCGCCCTCGGGTACGTAGGAGCTGGTTTTCATCTAGAAAGATATTCAAACATATGagtttagaatttgtttttaaaggtttaCCTCTCGTTAAGTTGCGAATTTCTGGGTTGAATTCAGATGACTGCGCATGCCGCAGTAGGAGTGTGCGTGCCTGCTGAATCATCTCGTAAGACACCTCTGTAGGTGGGGATGccttcttttgtttcgctttcagTTTCTCAATGTAGAGAATAAAGCGCGCTAAAGCTCGATATAGCCTGCGCCAGTCGGAAAAATATTCCGCGTTAAGTTTTAGCTCCATCGGCGAATTGTCGATGAAGAGTATGTTATGCCTGACTTCAGCATTGTTTGGTGGCCCCAAATCATCGCATTTTGGCCACTCGTGTTGATCCTGCAGCAAATAGTCTGGACCGTGTagccaagttttatatttattggcgttgtttgttttagtagCAAGATCTGCAGGGTTAAGGTTGGTTGGAACCCAGTTCCATTGGCTAACGTTTGTGATATCCAGTATTTCGCCCACGCGGTGCATGATGAATTGCTGAAACTTTCGTGGATCCATACGAAGCCATTTGAGAACAGTCTTTGAGTCGGACCAATAACAACTCGAGTTAATTGACAAACATGGATTGCGTTGGATTCGGTTACTCAGCTTTGCTCCGATAACTGCGGCCTGCAGTTCCATCCTTGGTATAGATAGTGGACTCAACGGTGACACTTTCGCCTTGGAGGCCACGAAGCTGAGTTAGGTTCTTTCCCCCTGGCGTATCCGAAGGTAGCAGACAGCTGCGTATGCCAATTCGCTGGCGTCAACGAACGTGTGTAACTGGACATCATGGATTTGATCGCTGCTGTTGAAATAACATCTCGGGATGGTCAATCCGGCGATTGTTGTAAGGATCCGTTTCCATCGTATCCATTTGGGTAACAATGCGTCGGGCAAACCAGTATCCCAGCCAATGCCGCTTCTCCAGACTTCTTGCAGTAGGATTTTCAGCTCTATTGTAAAGCATGAGATGAAGCCGAGTGGGTCGTACATTGACATAAGTACTTGCAAGAGCTCGCGTTTGGTTAATGTTTTGTCGCTGTCTAAAACGTTGCGCTTCAGCCTGGCAAACTTGCAGATGAATGTGAATACGTCGGAGTTCGGCATCCAATATAAACCGAGTACCTTTTCTGTTGCGGTAATTTCGACAGCTTCCTCCTCTACCTCTACCTCCTTTGAGTTCGAAGACCAATTGCGTATGTGGAAACCACCTGCTGCATGGATGTCTCTGACTTGAGTTGCGATGTTTCCGACTTCCACGTAGTTGTCGCCGCTGTATATAAAATCATCCACGTAGTGGTAGTCCTTCATGGCTTGTGCTGCTTGAGGGTACTGTTGGCAGAATCGATCTGCATTTTTGTCACGaataaagtgtgcaatgcAGGGTGCGCAATTGATTCCGAAAGTAAGCGCTTCCATAACATAGACGTTAGGCTCTTGCCTCTCGGATTTGCTGTCGAACCACAGAAACCTTTGATCTGGATCTGGTGGAACATCTCGGCGATATCGCCACAGATCGCCACTCGTCCCACTCGGAATGAGAGTAAGAGGTCAAACAGGGAGTTTAGGAGATCTGGACCACTCCAGATGTAGTCATTCAGGGCCTTGCCGCCGGATTGGGCGGCTGCGTCCCATACAAGCCGGACCTTCTCtggtttatttggatttttagttataaatgttggtagataccatgtccgtctgtttggtgcagcta
Protein-coding regions in this window:
- the LOC124460817 gene encoding uncharacterized protein LOC124460817; the encoded protein is MHRVGEILDITNVSQWNWVPTNLNPADLATKTNNANKYKTWLHGPDYLLQDQHEWPKCDDLGPPNNAEVRHNILFIDNSPMELKLNAEYFSDWRRLYRALARFILYIEKLKAKQKKASPPTEVSYEMIQQARTLLLRHAQSSEFNPEIRNLTRDENQLLRTRGRAENLNGQNQILLPYGHHITRLIVNWYHQEMHHTSHETCINRIRGMFYIPRLRVLYKGMRKSCQRCKNESVMPVPPQMAPLPIARLAAYQRPFTYVGIDYFGPFLVAVGRRSEKRWGVIFTCLTIRAVHIELACSLDTASCIMCILNFINRRGTPREIYSDNGTNFKAAEKIICDKAQTINLNAVQPAFDDMKWKFNPPAAPHMGGAWERLVRSVKTVLYAICPARKFTSEGLQSALWEVEFILNSRPLTFVSLDSKDDEAITPNHLLLGSASGYKPVFETTHTVQHMWQAVQEFADQFWRRWVREYVPDLARRGKWFTKRPPIAAGDVVVILDETLPEIDGQKV